The following are from one region of the Paenalkalicoccus suaedae genome:
- the pgsC gene encoding poly-gamma-glutamate biosynthesis protein PgsC has protein sequence MFGTDLYIAIVVGVLLSLLYAEKTGIVPAGLVVPGYLALVFDQLNYIIVVAVISLLTYLVVTQVIGRFTVLYGRRKFAAMLTVGVLLKMAFDFGFPLTPFEAFELRGIGVIVPGLIANSIQKQGVLPTFSSTFIIAFATFIVITVYHLF, from the coding sequence TTGTTTGGTACGGATTTATATATTGCCATCGTTGTAGGCGTATTGCTCTCCCTTCTTTACGCCGAAAAAACCGGGATTGTTCCTGCAGGACTAGTTGTCCCAGGATACTTAGCACTTGTATTTGATCAATTGAATTACATCATTGTAGTAGCTGTTATCAGTTTACTTACATATTTAGTGGTCACACAAGTAATAGGAAGATTTACTGTTTTATATGGAAGAAGAAAATTCGCAGCGATGCTAACTGTCGGTGTGCTTTTAAAAATGGCCTTTGATTTCGGCTTCCCTCTCACCCCATTTGAAGCCTTCGAGCTCAGGGGAATTGGTGTCATCGTTCCAGGACTGATTGCCAATTCGATTCAAAAACAAGGTGTGTTACCAACCTTCTCAAGTACGTTTATCATCGCGTTTGCGACCTTTATTGTCATTACGGTGTACCACTTATTCTAA
- a CDS encoding four-helix bundle copper-binding protein → MDSGQKQELLSVLHECMEVSNRCFDQCLQEENLEMVRNCIRLDRECADFCQYVEGAIARDTPFVEELLQACATICKACADECDQHDHDHCKRCAEVCYRCAELCEKFTAA, encoded by the coding sequence ATGGATAGCGGACAAAAGCAAGAATTATTAAGCGTTCTACATGAATGCATGGAGGTAAGTAATCGTTGTTTTGATCAATGCTTGCAGGAAGAAAATCTAGAGATGGTTCGCAACTGTATTCGACTAGATCGAGAATGTGCAGATTTTTGCCAGTATGTAGAAGGAGCCATTGCACGAGATACCCCGTTTGTGGAAGAGCTACTTCAAGCTTGTGCAACGATCTGTAAGGCGTGTGCAGACGAGTGCGATCAGCATGACCATGATCATTGCAAAAGGTGTGCAGAGGTTTGCTATCGATGCGCGGAACTATGTGAGAAATTTACGGCAGCATAA
- a CDS encoding DUF2188 domain-containing protein encodes MPWSMNNYPSSWKNLKDLVRKKAIDIGNAMLTDGYKEEDVIPIATEQAKKWYEDASKEEKQELENKSTQDLTSHSKNSSSNPELNEKGVHVVSHDSGWAVRSSDASRASGIFDKKNEAIERAKEIAKNKGTSVVIHKRDGSIQQSYSY; translated from the coding sequence ATGCCTTGGTCAATGAACAATTATCCTAGCTCATGGAAGAATTTAAAGGATCTAGTTCGAAAAAAAGCCATCGATATTGGTAACGCCATGCTGACTGATGGATATAAAGAAGAAGACGTCATTCCAATTGCAACCGAACAGGCAAAGAAATGGTACGAAGACGCTTCAAAAGAAGAAAAGCAGGAGCTCGAAAACAAATCTACCCAAGATTTAACGTCTCATTCTAAAAACTCCAGCAGTAATCCCGAACTGAATGAGAAAGGTGTCCATGTTGTTTCTCACGATAGTGGTTGGGCGGTCCGCTCCTCCGATGCGAGTCGAGCGTCGGGTATTTTTGATAAGAAAAACGAAGCTATTGAGCGCGCGAAGGAGATCGCGAAGAATAAGGGCACATCCGTTGTGATTCATAAACGTGACGGGAGTATTCAGCAAAGCTATTCCTATTAA
- a CDS encoding CapA family protein, giving the protein MNDKLDFKDRLKLMQVNHKKKALPHSLIALAILAVPFLGHNIFANSTVPTDTRPDDVTYRMSMVGDMMLGRHVADAARQANEPIDRVFNYVTPFFEESDYVTGNFETPIIDDSIPEIEAEIEDAELHNKDIHLYATPDAGDALINAGFDSVTLANNHMLDYGDLSLQQSLDYFRDADIDIIGMGDAMNLSEEEIAEGAIDAAGVKTFELDDDTRVGILGFTDVFVQGFSAQDFVGGVFTREYAGLGELRNRLIEAKLPEEEGGLGVDIMVVHIHWGDEYQIGSNAEQEERAQYLANYGVDIVIGHHSHVLEPVTILEGFEGNRMLSMNSLGNFVFDQGWTRTKESVIAQLDFLDNGSKELSFVPMFLNQSQPQETAGIMKPYRDFRIFRTLRKELPRELWEVRDGRLVIDLDAAGILEGVDVTP; this is encoded by the coding sequence ATGAACGACAAGTTAGATTTTAAAGATAGATTAAAACTAATGCAGGTAAACCATAAGAAAAAAGCACTGCCGCATTCTCTTATTGCCCTTGCAATTTTAGCTGTCCCTTTTTTGGGTCATAATATTTTTGCTAATTCTACCGTCCCAACTGATACTAGACCAGATGATGTGACGTATCGTATGTCCATGGTTGGCGATATGATGCTTGGTCGTCACGTAGCAGACGCCGCTAGACAAGCAAACGAACCAATCGACCGTGTGTTTAACTATGTAACGCCATTTTTTGAGGAATCTGATTATGTAACAGGCAACTTTGAGACGCCTATTATTGATGACAGCATTCCTGAGATTGAGGCAGAAATTGAAGACGCCGAGCTACACAATAAGGATATTCACTTATACGCAACCCCTGATGCAGGTGATGCACTAATCAATGCTGGGTTTGATTCGGTTACCCTTGCTAATAACCATATGCTTGATTACGGCGACCTTTCCTTACAGCAATCCCTCGACTATTTCCGCGATGCCGATATTGATATTATTGGTATGGGAGACGCAATGAATTTATCGGAAGAAGAAATTGCAGAAGGTGCGATCGATGCAGCTGGAGTTAAAACATTTGAGTTAGATGACGATACTCGAGTTGGGATTTTAGGCTTCACCGATGTTTTCGTCCAAGGTTTTAGCGCCCAGGACTTTGTTGGTGGTGTCTTTACACGCGAATACGCTGGTTTAGGTGAGCTACGTAATCGATTAATCGAAGCGAAGCTCCCTGAAGAAGAAGGCGGCCTAGGTGTCGACATTATGGTCGTCCATATTCACTGGGGCGATGAATATCAGATTGGGTCAAATGCCGAACAAGAAGAGCGAGCTCAATATCTAGCTAACTATGGGGTGGATATCGTAATCGGACATCACTCTCACGTATTAGAGCCTGTTACAATTTTAGAAGGTTTTGAAGGCAATCGTATGCTATCGATGAACAGCTTAGGTAACTTTGTCTTTGATCAAGGTTGGACACGTACGAAAGAATCCGTTATTGCTCAGCTTGACTTTTTAGACAATGGCTCTAAAGAGCTTTCCTTTGTCCCAATGTTTTTAAACCAGTCACAGCCACAAGAGACAGCCGGTATCATGAAGCCTTATCGAGACTTCCGTATTTTCCGCACGCTACGTAAAGAGCTCCCAAGAGAATTGTGGGAGGTTCGCGATGGTCGTCTTGTTATTGATTTAGATGCGGCCGGTATTTTAGAAGGAGTGGATGTCACGCCATGA
- a CDS encoding gamma-glutamyltransferase family protein codes for MNYRPYLKLTHLAAAIVFVGLVAWNFYFQSEFDPFREPYSGADFQERQVASVDVTPEASPEENNENTTNVNNEPEPQSAGVYGVSSVHPLAAEVGMNIMEEGGNAIDAAIAVSFMLNVVEPYGSGIGGGGLMLVHDPEEGPLSYDYREAAAESGAWPERGIAVPGLVRGMERIHEEHANLDWATLIQPAIDVAREGFQVGAIFNQQTGNAVRYLAMTDAEREIFFPGGQALNVNDTLVQEDLAQTLEIIRDQGADGFYEGPIADMLSSELAFTSEDLAAYEAQSVEPVSAQVGEQTIYGGPSPSSGTVVVQALQMAEQIDLSQAFPEVEFPEGVTVGSLINYPELQHIYMHIINEISKVTYSSRLDTLGDPAFDEIDHSEFTNDAYIDELVSQISLNEISDADVELFDSPAEEADSRHTTHFVIVDDEGRMVSATHSLGEFFGSGIYKNGFFLNNQLNNFSENDESINRYEPGKRPRTFVAPMIFEEQGKPVLGLGSPGGRRIPAMVFQTIMQYNHGFNDEGDPFTLQEAIEAPRFYNEDEVVYTETELSPEAAQQLRSMNYSVVTHTSPLFYGGIQGLGLVLNEDGQVESMYGGGDARRNGAWQIGSAD; via the coding sequence ATGAATTACAGACCCTATTTAAAGCTTACGCACCTTGCTGCAGCAATCGTGTTTGTAGGTCTTGTTGCGTGGAATTTTTATTTCCAATCAGAGTTCGACCCGTTTAGAGAACCATACTCTGGTGCTGATTTTCAAGAAAGACAGGTAGCGTCCGTTGATGTCACTCCTGAAGCTTCTCCAGAAGAAAATAATGAAAATACGACGAACGTAAACAATGAACCCGAGCCCCAGTCCGCTGGTGTTTATGGAGTTAGTTCCGTTCACCCGTTAGCTGCTGAAGTTGGAATGAATATCATGGAAGAAGGCGGTAATGCTATTGATGCTGCAATTGCTGTTTCTTTCATGCTAAATGTTGTTGAGCCTTATGGATCTGGTATTGGTGGAGGTGGATTAATGCTTGTCCACGATCCTGAAGAGGGTCCATTAAGCTATGACTATCGAGAAGCCGCTGCTGAAAGTGGCGCATGGCCAGAGCGTGGTATTGCTGTTCCTGGCTTAGTCCGAGGCATGGAGCGCATTCATGAGGAACACGCCAACTTAGACTGGGCTACTTTAATACAGCCTGCTATTGATGTTGCACGAGAAGGCTTTCAGGTGGGTGCTATCTTTAATCAGCAAACTGGTAATGCCGTACGTTACTTAGCAATGACAGACGCGGAGCGAGAGATTTTCTTCCCAGGCGGTCAAGCATTAAATGTGAATGACACGCTCGTACAAGAGGATTTAGCTCAAACGCTAGAAATCATTCGAGATCAGGGAGCTGACGGATTCTATGAGGGTCCGATTGCAGACATGCTATCGTCTGAGCTTGCGTTCACTAGCGAAGATCTTGCAGCCTATGAAGCACAGTCTGTCGAACCAGTGTCCGCCCAAGTTGGCGAGCAAACAATTTATGGAGGTCCATCTCCATCATCTGGTACAGTGGTGGTTCAAGCCCTGCAAATGGCAGAGCAAATTGACTTATCTCAAGCCTTCCCTGAAGTTGAATTCCCAGAGGGAGTTACGGTAGGGAGCTTAATTAATTATCCGGAATTACAGCATATTTATATGCACATCATTAATGAAATTTCAAAAGTGACATACTCAAGCAGACTTGATACACTTGGTGATCCAGCATTTGATGAGATTGATCACAGTGAATTTACAAATGATGCATATATCGATGAGCTTGTTTCACAAATTTCATTAAATGAGATTTCAGATGCAGATGTAGAGTTATTTGATTCTCCAGCTGAAGAAGCTGATTCTAGACATACAACGCATTTTGTTATTGTTGATGATGAAGGTCGCATGGTTTCTGCAACGCACTCGTTAGGAGAATTCTTCGGTTCAGGTATTTATAAAAATGGGTTCTTCTTAAATAACCAACTGAATAACTTCAGTGAAAATGACGAGTCGATAAACCGCTACGAGCCAGGTAAACGTCCACGAACCTTTGTTGCTCCGATGATTTTTGAAGAGCAAGGAAAGCCTGTATTAGGGCTAGGATCTCCTGGTGGACGTCGAATTCCAGCGATGGTATTCCAAACAATTATGCAATATAATCACGGCTTTAACGATGAAGGTGATCCATTTACGCTTCAAGAAGCAATTGAAGCACCTCGTTTTTATAACGAGGATGAAGTAGTGTATACGGAGACAGAGCTATCACCAGAAGCCGCACAGCAGCTTCGTAGTATGAACTATTCCGTTGTTACACACACCTCCCCACTCTTCTATGGTGGTATTCAAGGTTTAGGACTCGTCCTAAACGAAGACGGCCAAGTTGAGAGTATGTACGGTGGAGGCGACGCACGTCGAAACGGAGCATGGCAAATTGGAAGTGCAGATTAA
- a CDS encoding class F sortase, with protein sequence MSLNNFINKKLFLLAPFLLLAACATEGEEASLSQDQDTASNVSTDMEEDDPSSDVSNDANEVSVSEEDVENESNSDSIDQQSASSEANTENDSSSNVVEAEPIRSVLGGTSRGITPTKIEIPAINVDAVVDGVGLEPDGAMSVPDDGDTVGWFNRGAKPGAQGNSVLAGHVDDLTGPAIFFDLKDLEAGDEIIITGENGDVLTFQVMGKESYPYDDAPIDLVFGGTSSRNLNLITCTGEFDRNVGTHRERLVVFTELVDDSSV encoded by the coding sequence TTGTCACTCAATAATTTCATAAACAAAAAACTGTTTTTACTAGCTCCTTTCCTTCTGCTTGCAGCTTGTGCAACAGAAGGAGAGGAAGCTTCTTTATCTCAAGATCAAGATACCGCTTCAAACGTTAGCACAGACATGGAAGAAGATGACCCCTCTTCCGATGTCTCGAATGATGCAAATGAGGTCTCTGTTTCAGAAGAAGATGTAGAGAATGAGTCAAATTCGGACTCTATTGATCAACAATCTGCTTCGAGTGAGGCAAACACTGAAAATGACTCCTCCTCGAACGTCGTCGAAGCCGAGCCTATCCGATCTGTTTTAGGTGGTACCTCTCGAGGAATTACGCCAACAAAGATTGAAATTCCAGCAATTAACGTGGATGCAGTCGTAGATGGCGTCGGGTTAGAGCCAGATGGCGCGATGTCTGTTCCTGATGATGGTGACACAGTTGGCTGGTTCAACCGCGGAGCCAAACCAGGAGCACAAGGTAATTCCGTATTAGCTGGGCACGTAGATGACTTAACAGGTCCGGCAATCTTCTTCGATTTAAAGGATCTAGAAGCTGGTGACGAAATTATTATTACCGGTGAAAACGGAGATGTCCTTACCTTTCAAGTAATGGGAAAGGAGTCATATCCATATGACGACGCCCCTATTGACCTTGTATTTGGTGGTACATCATCTCGTAATTTAAATTTAATCACATGTACTGGAGAATTTGACCGGAACGTAGGCACACACCGAGAACGATTAGTTGTGTTTACGGAATTAGTTGATGACTCCTCTGTTTAG
- a CDS encoding DUF4397 domain-containing protein, with amino-acid sequence MKNFKWLVASLVFILTFGTIATGAFAHDHVDGENAMVRVFHASPDAPAVDVYVNGEAAVEGAAFKDITDYLELPAGDHDVAIFPAGEGGEGDPVIEQTLTVEAGMFYTVAATNTLENLTLEAFGDDNMVGEGMTKVRVGHVNPGAPAVDVGLVGGDSLFEGAEFFAVTDYLELDPATYDLEIRAAGTTDQVLDLSGTALEANMVYSVYAVGADVDSLEVVVVADEAHAMPSDMPQTGMGGASAQSNSTLPLLLVLAGGVVAAVIFRKKLVTQ; translated from the coding sequence TTGAAAAATTTTAAGTGGTTAGTTGCTAGTCTCGTGTTCATTTTAACGTTTGGCACTATTGCTACAGGCGCTTTTGCACATGATCACGTTGATGGCGAAAATGCAATGGTACGAGTTTTTCATGCTTCCCCTGATGCACCAGCAGTAGACGTATATGTAAATGGTGAGGCAGCTGTTGAAGGTGCAGCATTTAAAGACATTACTGATTACTTAGAATTACCTGCTGGCGATCACGATGTCGCGATTTTCCCAGCTGGTGAAGGTGGCGAGGGTGACCCTGTCATTGAACAAACATTAACAGTAGAAGCAGGAATGTTTTACACAGTGGCTGCTACTAACACATTAGAAAACTTAACTTTAGAAGCTTTTGGCGATGATAATATGGTAGGCGAAGGAATGACAAAGGTACGTGTAGGACACGTAAACCCAGGTGCTCCTGCGGTTGACGTTGGTTTAGTAGGTGGCGACTCTTTATTTGAAGGTGCGGAATTCTTTGCTGTTACAGATTATCTTGAGTTAGACCCAGCGACTTACGATCTTGAAATTCGTGCAGCTGGAACAACTGACCAAGTATTAGACCTTTCTGGTACAGCTTTAGAAGCTAACATGGTTTACTCTGTATACGCTGTAGGTGCTGACGTAGATTCATTAGAAGTAGTTGTTGTTGCTGACGAAGCACACGCAATGCCTTCTGACATGCCACAAACTGGTATGGGTGGAGCTTCTGCACAGTCTAACTCTACTCTTCCATTACTACTAGTACTAGCTGGTGGTGTGGTAGCAGCGGTTATTTTTCGTAAGAAGCTTGTCACTCAATAA
- a CDS encoding futalosine hydrolase: MTNILIVTAVEAERQAVLTGLSDFRHIDVELCGFGPMESAARTSKLLAEKSYDLVINMGVAGAFQGRARIGDCVVASESISADLGAESGEGFKTVEDLGFGKMRFEVATHAESLKEAIEAAVPAHIGPILTLSTATGTEETEVLLAKRFDPAAEAMEGAGVATAASLFDVDFLEIRTISNMVGPRDKGAWRLDHALQSLKKVAEVMKGELSS, encoded by the coding sequence ATGACTAACATATTAATTGTGACTGCTGTAGAGGCAGAAAGACAAGCGGTTTTAACAGGCTTATCCGATTTTCGTCACATAGATGTCGAATTGTGCGGTTTTGGACCGATGGAAAGTGCAGCAAGAACGTCCAAGCTGTTAGCGGAAAAAAGTTATGATCTTGTGATTAACATGGGAGTAGCTGGAGCATTCCAAGGACGTGCAAGGATAGGCGACTGCGTTGTCGCAAGTGAAAGTATCAGCGCAGATCTAGGGGCAGAATCAGGGGAAGGCTTTAAAACAGTCGAGGATTTAGGGTTCGGCAAGATGCGGTTTGAAGTAGCAACTCACGCGGAATCGTTAAAAGAAGCGATCGAAGCAGCCGTGCCAGCTCATATAGGACCAATTCTTACTTTGTCGACAGCAACTGGAACAGAAGAAACGGAAGTTTTGTTAGCAAAGCGGTTTGATCCAGCTGCTGAAGCAATGGAGGGAGCGGGCGTTGCAACAGCCGCATCGCTATTCGATGTGGATTTTTTAGAAATTCGAACAATCTCCAATATGGTTGGTCCACGAGATAAAGGTGCATGGCGATTAGACCATGCCTTGCAGTCACTAAAAAAAGTAGCAGAAGTAATGAAGGGAGAGCTTAGTTCATGA
- the pgsB gene encoding poly-gamma-glutamate synthase PgsB produces the protein MSELLYLSLLAAVVLFIGYRERQKLDRHIDKIPTRILVNGVRGKSTVTRLIMGILREDNQRVAGKTTGTSPRLFYWDKIEEEPITRSLQGPNISEQKIMTKKVASRGVDAFVTECMAVNPEYQDVFEKRFVKPSITIITNVVEDHLDVMGPTIEQIAEAFARTIPKNGYVIMPKNDHTRFFKKAAEARGSQVIIAETTGIEESYLKEFPYMMFAENAAIGFAVADILGIDRTVARQGMLRAPVDPGAMRVHQFGEEGQKTFFFNGFAANDATSTLNIWQKILDTNYPATNRVVMMNCRDDRVDRTIQFAKDVLPHMEIDTLILTGKSVSPILDAHEEGKLQVKEIINLEKKNTGEVMRTVHTLPASSIIYGIGNIHGGGQEIANAMEKLDETEAKPKLDLPSLKRRSKKRVLVEQH, from the coding sequence ATGAGCGAGTTACTTTATTTAAGCCTTCTCGCCGCAGTTGTCCTATTTATAGGCTATCGCGAGCGACAAAAACTGGATCGACATATCGACAAAATTCCGACCCGTATACTTGTAAACGGGGTTCGAGGAAAGTCGACTGTTACACGGCTGATCATGGGAATTCTCCGTGAGGACAACCAACGTGTAGCTGGTAAAACGACAGGTACCTCACCTCGTCTTTTTTATTGGGACAAAATTGAGGAAGAACCGATCACAAGAAGCCTTCAAGGTCCAAATATCTCTGAACAAAAAATCATGACGAAAAAGGTTGCGAGCCGTGGCGTTGATGCCTTCGTGACAGAATGTATGGCTGTTAATCCCGAATATCAGGATGTATTCGAAAAACGATTTGTTAAACCAAGTATTACAATTATAACAAACGTTGTCGAGGATCACTTAGATGTAATGGGTCCGACAATTGAGCAAATTGCAGAAGCATTCGCTCGTACCATTCCTAAAAACGGCTATGTGATCATGCCTAAAAACGATCATACCCGTTTTTTCAAAAAAGCAGCGGAAGCAAGAGGTTCTCAAGTGATCATTGCTGAAACAACTGGCATTGAGGAATCATACTTAAAAGAGTTTCCTTACATGATGTTTGCAGAGAATGCCGCAATCGGATTTGCCGTCGCGGACATTTTAGGAATTGATCGTACTGTTGCAAGACAAGGTATGCTCCGCGCACCTGTAGATCCTGGCGCAATGCGCGTCCATCAATTTGGCGAAGAAGGGCAAAAAACATTCTTCTTCAACGGATTTGCAGCAAACGATGCCACATCCACACTCAACATTTGGCAAAAGATCTTAGACACAAACTATCCTGCAACTAACCGAGTTGTCATGATGAATTGTCGAGATGATCGTGTTGACCGAACTATTCAGTTTGCTAAAGACGTGTTGCCTCATATGGAAATTGATACTCTTATTCTAACAGGTAAAAGCGTCAGTCCAATCCTAGATGCTCACGAAGAAGGTAAGCTTCAAGTAAAAGAGATCATCAACCTCGAGAAAAAGAATACTGGCGAAGTGATGCGCACGGTGCACACGCTGCCTGCAAGTAGTATCATCTATGGCATCGGTAATATCCATGGTGGCGGGCAAGAGATTGCCAATGCGATGGAGAAGCTTGATGAGACAGAAGCAAAACCTAAGCTGGATTTACCTAGCTTAAAACGACGCTCTAAAAAGCGCGTATTAGTTGAACAGCATTAA
- a CDS encoding 1,4-dihydroxy-6-naphthoate synthase: protein MKIAFSPCPNDTFIFHALVHGKVDGAPKMEVTYADIDKTNHWAAENRGPEVMKISYAALPWVLDNYQLIPCGGALGRGCGPLVLINGEKSFDDLKGKRIAVPSDRSTAYLLFRLWLRQQVPDHGSEIIVMSFDDIMPAVQSGEVDAGLVIHEARFTYQNYGLSKLVDLGDWWEQDTGTPIPLGAIIARKDVDAKQLEEWIKASLSYAYENPSESNDYIMEYAQEMSADVARQHIDLYVNEFSMDLGDTGRKAVESLLVRAAAEGLLPKVEVEELWSVK, encoded by the coding sequence ATGAAGATAGCTTTTTCACCATGTCCAAATGATACATTTATCTTCCATGCACTCGTGCACGGGAAGGTCGATGGTGCACCTAAGATGGAAGTGACGTATGCAGATATTGATAAGACGAATCACTGGGCGGCTGAAAATCGGGGTCCCGAAGTGATGAAAATTTCGTATGCGGCATTGCCGTGGGTGTTAGATAACTATCAATTGATTCCTTGTGGCGGTGCACTAGGTAGAGGCTGTGGCCCTCTTGTGCTAATAAATGGGGAGAAGTCGTTTGATGACCTAAAAGGAAAGCGCATTGCGGTACCGAGCGATCGTTCAACTGCTTACCTGCTCTTCCGTCTATGGTTGCGCCAACAGGTTCCAGACCATGGGAGCGAGATTATCGTGATGTCATTTGACGATATCATGCCTGCTGTGCAAAGTGGGGAAGTTGATGCAGGTCTTGTTATTCATGAAGCTCGTTTTACGTATCAGAATTATGGGTTATCAAAGCTCGTCGACCTTGGCGACTGGTGGGAGCAGGATACTGGCACGCCAATCCCTCTCGGAGCAATTATTGCGCGTAAAGACGTAGACGCAAAGCAGTTGGAGGAGTGGATCAAAGCTTCCCTTTCCTATGCTTACGAAAATCCAAGTGAATCAAACGACTATATCATGGAGTATGCACAAGAGATGTCAGCGGATGTAGCTCGTCAGCATATCGATCTTTATGTCAACGAGTTCTCTATGGACTTAGGTGATACTGGCCGAAAAGCAGTGGAATCGTTATTGGTGAGAGCAGCGGCGGAGGGTCTGTTGCCGAAGGTTGAAGTAGAGGAGTTATGGTCGGTTAAATAG
- a CDS encoding FMN-dependent NADH-azoreductase has product MAKVLYITAHPLTEEASYSLAAGNEFLNSYKATNPSDEIVHIDLFKEYIPFVDADVFSGWGKLGEGKNFAELTEDEQKKVGRLNELSEQFNGADKYVFVTPLWNFSFPPVMKAYLDAVAVAGKAFKYTEEGPIGLLTDKKALHIQARGGVYSEGPAAGMEMGHRFIETIMAFFGVPTLETLFIEGHNAMPDKAAEIKEAALKNAKELGTTF; this is encoded by the coding sequence ATGGCTAAAGTATTATATATCACGGCACACCCATTAACAGAAGAAGCTTCCTACAGCCTAGCTGCAGGTAACGAATTTTTAAATAGCTACAAAGCAACAAACCCGTCTGACGAGATTGTTCACATCGACCTATTTAAGGAGTATATTCCATTTGTAGATGCAGATGTATTCAGCGGTTGGGGCAAGCTTGGCGAAGGAAAGAACTTTGCAGAACTAACAGAAGACGAGCAGAAGAAAGTTGGTCGTTTAAACGAATTAAGCGAGCAGTTTAACGGAGCAGACAAATATGTCTTCGTAACACCACTCTGGAACTTCTCCTTCCCACCAGTAATGAAGGCGTATCTTGACGCTGTAGCTGTTGCTGGTAAGGCGTTTAAGTACACAGAAGAAGGACCAATTGGTCTATTAACAGACAAAAAAGCGCTACACATTCAAGCGCGTGGAGGCGTTTATTCCGAAGGCCCTGCTGCAGGAATGGAAATGGGTCACCGTTTCATTGAGACAATTATGGCATTCTTCGGCGTTCCAACACTTGAGACGCTATTCATCGAAGGGCACAATGCAATGCCAGACAAAGCAGCTGAAATTAAAGAAGCTGCGCTAAAGAATGCAAAAGAGTTAGGTACAACATTCTAA
- a CDS encoding NAD(P)/FAD-dependent oxidoreductase, protein MQVAIIGGGLTGIFAARVLQELGHEPLIIEKSRSVGGRLATRRINGGRADHGAQFFTVRSTTLQSLVEDWEKQGIVRRWFGDDHPRYMAPNGMNGLAKDLSQDLQVILDERVVHAEYDAKGGVTIGTDNGELYMCDAMIMTAPVPQALELLENSVDVLDDEVADVLRTSAFHSCFVGLFELEEPFTVGDSGILDSDLPEGIDKVIANDQKGISDTPLLSVYMTGEWSDKRFDWEDTNVMQMIEEQVAKLELPEVVSAQLKRWRYAEAISKLDEPYMELIKGAPLYIAGDSFLRSDDSSGRTRVESAILSGIEVGEAVNRYFLPEE, encoded by the coding sequence ATGCAGGTAGCAATTATTGGCGGTGGATTGACAGGCATTTTTGCCGCACGAGTATTACAAGAACTTGGCCATGAGCCGCTTATTATAGAAAAGAGTCGAAGTGTTGGTGGAAGACTTGCGACACGACGTATTAACGGAGGGCGCGCGGATCACGGTGCGCAATTCTTTACCGTACGTTCGACGACGCTACAGTCCCTCGTTGAGGATTGGGAGAAGCAAGGGATTGTGCGTAGATGGTTCGGCGACGATCATCCAAGGTACATGGCGCCGAACGGAATGAATGGTCTTGCAAAGGACCTTAGCCAAGACTTACAGGTGATACTCGATGAGCGAGTTGTCCATGCCGAATACGATGCGAAGGGCGGCGTGACAATCGGAACTGATAATGGCGAGCTATACATGTGCGATGCCATGATCATGACAGCGCCAGTGCCTCAAGCCCTTGAGCTTCTAGAAAATAGCGTAGATGTTCTAGACGACGAAGTGGCAGACGTACTCCGAACATCTGCTTTTCACAGCTGTTTTGTCGGTCTATTTGAACTAGAAGAGCCTTTTACAGTTGGGGACAGTGGCATCTTAGATAGTGACTTACCTGAAGGCATTGATAAAGTGATTGCGAACGATCAAAAGGGCATTTCTGATACACCGCTTCTTTCCGTTTATATGACAGGAGAATGGTCAGATAAGCGCTTTGATTGGGAGGACACTAACGTGATGCAAATGATAGAAGAACAGGTTGCGAAATTAGAGCTACCTGAGGTGGTGTCAGCACAGTTAAAGAGATGGCGCTATGCCGAGGCTATTTCGAAGCTTGACGAGCCGTATATGGAGCTTATTAAAGGAGCTCCCTTATATATTGCTGGTGACAGCTTCCTTCGATCTGATGACTCAAGTGGACGCACACGAGTAGAGAGTGCGATCCTCTCGGGAATTGAAGTAGGAGAAGCCGTAAACAGATACTTTTTACCTGAAGAATAA